The Accipiter gentilis chromosome 7, bAccGen1.1, whole genome shotgun sequence genome includes a region encoding these proteins:
- the METTL25B gene encoding methyltransferase-like protein 25B: MAAPPCPALQREQQRAADIIRLLTLYRPLLDAYIIDFFTEGLWAQLPPPWQAALATAAPPQLAGLLGGPGGPGAAWPLSLLAFAAATRALAFPRGRPGGSQRPPCQSARLHPLLRRHVKPKKQHEIRRLGKLLQRLTQATGCDHVVDVGAGQGHLSRFLAFGLGLSVTAVEGDGRLAGMAERFDRELLRELGKTGVPGNEGPPRCHQTTPCHGPPSPLTPRGPRHVAGRLDPSAPWGKFLLPPDPPGLGPTTRNPLGGPGGSEGGQRVLVTGLHACGDLSPALLRHFTRSPAVAAVASVACCYMKLSTPTEHPGSSPGYPLSAWVAKLPGHELSYRAREAACHALEEYVGRLRGQSGCLRTHCYRAVLETLIRAANPSKKRPGVQTVKKAHALSFPQYARLGLPRVGLDPAAISLDSEAVEAMLEQQHKVVAFFSLTLLLAPLVETLILLDRLLYLREQGFQCALIPLFDPRFSPRNLVLVAARTPLGMVLSGLDEDSSEDEDTGMAEPSGEKQSPPAPSARCEPQ, from the exons GGCCCCTGCTCGATGCCTACATCATC GACTTCTTCACCGAGGGGCTGTGGGCGCAGCTCCCCCCGCCCTGGCAGGCCGCCCTTgccaccgccgcccccccgcagctggctgggctcctggggggcccgggggggccgggggccgcctGGCCCCTCTCCCTCCTGGCCTTTGCCGCTGCCACCCGTGCCCTCGCCTTCCCCCGCGGGCGCCCGGGGGGGTCCCAGCGCCCCCCCTGCCAGAGTGCCCGCCTGCATCCCCTGCTCCGCCGCCACGTCAAGCCCAAAAAGCAGCATGAGATCCGGCGCCTGGGGAAG ctgctgcagcgaCTGACCCAGGCCACCGGCTGTGACCACGTGGTAGATGTTGGAGCGGGGCAG ggccaCCTCTCACGCTTCCTGGCCTTTGGTCTTGGCTTATCTGTCACGGCAGTGGAGGGCGACGGCCGCCTGGCTGGCATGGCGGAGCGCTTCGACCGGGAGCTGCTGCGGGAGCTGGGGAAAACGGGGGTGCCAGGAAACGAGGGGCCGCCCCGGTGCCACCAAACCACCCCCTGCCACGGCCCCCCATCTCCCCTCACCCCCCGGGGCCCACGCCATGTGGCTGGCCGCCTTGATCCCAGTGCTCCTTGGGGGAAGTTCCTGTTGCCCCCTGACCCCCCCGGGCTGGGTCCCACTACCAGGAACCCAttggggggtccgggggggtccGAGGGGGGGCAGCGGGTGCTGGTGACGGGGCTGCATGCCTGCGGGGacctcagcccagccctgctgcgtCACTTCACCCGCAGCCCCGCCGTGGCCGCTGTCGCCTCAGTGGCCTGCTGCTACATGAAGCTTTCTACCCCCACAGAACACCCCGGTTCTTCCCCTGGCTACCCTCTGAGCGCTTGGGTAGCCAAATTACCAGGCCATGAACTCTCCTACCGGGCACGGGAAGCCGCTTGCCACGCGTTGGAGGAATATGTGGGGCGGTTGAGGGGGCAGAGCGGCTGCCTGCGCACCCACTGCTACCGTGCCGTCCTCGAGACCCTCATCCGGGCGGCCAACCCCAGCAAGAAGCGCCCAGGAGTGCAGACGGTGAAGAAGGCACATGCCCTCAGCTTCCCCCA GTACGCCCGCCTGGGGCTGCCCCGTGTGGGGCTGGATCCAGCTGCCATCTCGCTGGACTCGGAGGCCGTGGAGGCCATGTTGGAACAGCAGCACAAGGTGGTGGCTTTCTTCAGCCTGACCCTGCTGCTGGCACCACTGGTGGAGACCCTCATCCTCCTCGACCGCTTGCTCTACCTGCGGGAGCAAG GTTTCCAGTGTGCTCTCATCCCCCTTTTCGATCCGCGGTTCTCCCCACGCAACCTGGTGCTGGTGGCCGCACGGACACCCCTGGGCATGGTGCTGTCAGGCCTGGACGAGGACAGCAGCGAGGATGAGGACACGGGGATGGCAGAGCCCTCTGGAGAGAAGCAGAGCCCCCCGGCTCCCAGTGCCAGGTGTGAACCACAATAA